CAGGCGCAGGACTTCAAGCCCCGCCTGGTGCGGTTCGGCTACGGCCTGGTGGAAGACTCCAACCAGGGTCGTGCCGTGCGCATGTTCGCCAAGGAAGTGGAAAAGGCCAGCGGCGGCAAGATGAAGGTCCGCGCCATCGGCAACGCCTCCCTGGGCTCGGACACGCAGATGCAGCAGGCCCTGATCGGCGGCGCCCAGGAAATGATGGTCGGCTCCACCGCCACGCTGGTGGGCCTGTCGCCCGAGATGGCGATCTGGGACACTCCATTTCTGTTTGCCAACACCAAGGAGGCCGACGCCGTGCTGGACGGCCCCGTGGGAGAGAAGGTCAAGGCCACTCTGGAGCCCAAGGGCATGGTCGGTCTGGTCTATTGGGAAAACGGCTTTCGCAATCTGACCAACAACAAGCGCCCCATCACCAAGCTGGAAGATCTGCAGGACGTGAAGCTGCGCGTGATGCAGAACAACGTCTTCCTGGACAGCTTCAAGACCCTGGGCGCCAATGCCGTTCCCCTGCCCTTCTCCGAGCTGTTCACGGCGCTGGAAACCAAGGCCGTGGACGGTCAGGAAAACCCCTTCAACACGGTGCTGTCGAGCAAGTTCTATGAAGTGCAGAAGTACCTGACCGTCTCCAACCATGTCTACAGCCCCTGGATCGTGACGGTCAGCAAGAAGTGGTGGGACACCCTGAGCCCTGCCGAGAAGAAGGTGCTGCAGGATGCTGCAATCAAGAGCCGTGAATTCGAGCGCAAGGATACGCGCGAAGAAGCCGCCAAGGCTCTGGCCGAGATCAAGACCAAGGGCATGCAGGTCAACGAACTGCCAGCCGCCGAAGCAGGCCGCATGCGCGACAAGCTCGGCACCGTCAATGCCGGCATTGCCAAGTCCGTGGGTCAAGGCACCTGGGATTCTGTGCAGAACGCCGTCAAGCAAGCTCGCGCCAAATAAGCGCGCAACCATGGAGCCATGCCCCGGGCATGGCTCTCACTCATTCCAAGACAATGCCTGCGCCCCAAGCACAGGCATTGCTGCCCAAGGACTTTCATCATGGCACTTCACCCCGTTCTGGACCAGGTGACGCGGCGCATCCAGGAGCGCAGCCGCGCCAGCCGCTCCGACTATCTGGCACAGGTCGATGCCATGGCCGCGCGCCCTCCGCAAGTACGCACCATGGGCTGCGCCAATGTGGCCCACGCCTTTGCGGCTCTGCCCGGCACGGACAAGATTCGCATCGTTGAGGAAAAAGGCCCCAATGTCGGCATCGTCACGGCCTACAACGATGTGCTCTCCGCCCATGCGCCGTTTGCGCACTACCCCGAGATTCTGAAAGACGAGGCCAGACGCAACGGCGCCACGGCCCAGGTCGCCGGCGGTGTGCCCGCCATGTGCGATGGCGTGACCCAGGGCATGCCGGGCATGGAGCTGAGCCTGTTCAGCCGCGACACGATTGCCATGTCCACCGCCGTGGCTCTCACGCATGACACTTTCGATGCGGCCCTGATGCTGGGCGTCTGCGACAAGATCGTTCCCGGCCTGCTCATCGGTGCCCTGCACTTCGGCCACCTGCCCATGGTGTTCGTGCCTGCCGGCCCCATGACTTCGGGCCTGTCCAACAGCGACAAGGCCAAGATACGCGAGCAGGCGGCGCAGGGCCTGGTGGGCCGGCAGGAACTGCTGGCCGCAGAAAACGCGGCCTACCATGACCAGGGCACCTGCACCTTCTACGGCACGGCCAACAGCAATCAGATGCTGCTGGAAGCCATGGGCCTGCATGTTCCCGGCACAGCCTTCATCAACCCCGCCGACGCGGAGCGCGAACTGCTTACACGCGAAGCCATGCGTACCGTGCTGTCCATCACCCGGGGCCGCCGCTTTGCCCCCATCGGCCATGTCGTGGACGAGCGCTGCATCGTCAACGCCATGGTGGCCCTGCTGGCCACCGGCGGCTCCACCAATCACCTGATCCACTGGGTCGCCGTGGCCCGTGCCGCCGGCATCATCATCGACTGGGATGATTTCGAGCAGCTGTCTGCGGTGGTTCCGCTGCTGGCCCGCGTCTACCCCAATGGCAGCGCCGATGTGAATCAGTTCCAGGCTGCAGGCGGCCCCGGCTATGTGATCGCCCAGTTGCTGCAGGCCGACCTCATGCATGGCGACGTGCTCACGGTGAGGCCCGAAGGGCTGGCCGCCTTCGGGCGCATCCCCCGTGTCGAAAACCATCAGCTGCAATGGCGGGATGCGGGCAGCTCCGGCGATGACACCGTGCTGCGCCCTGCCAGCCGTCCATTCAGCCCTACGGGCGGCTTGAAACTGCTCAAAGGCAATCTGGGCCGCAGTGTCATCAAGATCAGCGCCGTACCTGAAGATCGCCACGCACTGCGGGCACCGGCATGGGTCTTTGATTCTCAGGATGAGCTGCAGGCGGCCTTCAAATCCGGTGCGCTGGAGCAGGCCTGCCAGACCAATGGCTTCAATGGCGTCGTCTGTGTGGTGCGCTGGCAGGGTCCGCAGGCCAATGGCATGCCCGAGCTGCACAAGCTCACCCCTCCGCTGGCCGTTCTGCAAGGCAAGGGCTATGTCGTGGCCCTGGTCACCGATGGCCGCATGAGCGGCGCATCGGGCAAGGTTCCTGCCGCCATCCATGTCAGTCCCGAAGCACTGGCAGGCGGCCCGCTGGCCAAGGTGCAAAGCGGCGACGTCATCGTGCTCGATGCCCCCACCGGCCTGCTGCAGGCCGAGCTGACGGATGCCGAATGGGAAGCCAGGCCGCTGGCCATCATGCCCGCCGAGCTGCAGCAGGCCAATCACCGCGGCCTGGGCCGTGAACTGTTTGCCGGATTCCGGCGCAATGCGCTGAGCGCAGAAGAAGGAGCTTGCACATGGCTGCTCAAATGACCGCCTTGTCCATCATGCAGGATGCACCGGTGATTCCGGTCATCGTGCTGCACAACGCAGAGCATGCGGTGCCCATGGCCAAAGCACTGCTGGCGGGCGGCATCAGGGTTCTGGAGGTCACGCTGCGCACGCCTCAGGGTCTGGCCTGCATAGAGGCCATCGCCAAGCAGCTGCCCGAGGCCATCGTCGGTGCGGGCACCGTGCGCAATGCGGCCGATGCCGCTGCGGCTGCTCGGGCTGGCGCAAGGTTTGCCGTCAGTCCCGGCTACACCAGCAAGCTGGGCCAGGCCTGCCGCGATCTGAACCTGCCGCTGCTGCCCGGTGTCGCAACCAGCAGCGAAATCATGATGACTCAGGAAGATGGCTTTACCGAGCTCAAGTTCTTCCCCGCTGTGCAGTCGGGCGGCATCCAGATGCTGAAGGCCTGGCAAGGTCCATTCGGAGAGCTGCGTTTCTGCCCCACGGGCGGCATCTCGCCCGGCAACGCGGCGGAGTTTCTGGCACTGTCCAATGTGGTCTGCGTGGGCGGGTCCTGGCTGGTCCCCGCCAGTGCCGTGGAGAGTGGCAACTGGTCGCTCATCACCGAGCTGGCTCAGGCCACACAGGCGTTGAGAAGCTATCGCACGGCCTGAGCAAGACAAGGCCTTATCCATAAAAAAAGCCCGGTCAGCTCAAGCCGACCGGGCTTTTCCATATCTTGACGACTCAGGCATCCGGCAGCGACTTGGTTCGCTCCAGCAGCTTGCGACGCGTTGCCTCGTCATCCATCAGCTCGAACCAGATCGCATTGAGCACGGCAAAGGCTGCTGCCAGCGGCAGACCCAGCAACCAGGCGAAATACCACATAAGTTTCCTTTCATTCGGCCCATCCAATGCATGGGCCAACAATATTCGAACCGCCCCTCACACAGAAGGAAGAACGCAGCATGGCGTCTGAGGGGCGTCCCATCTCAATACGAGTGACCCTGGCCGGTCACGATGGCTTTCACGTCCACCTTGCCTCGCAGCACCGAGTACACCCAGCTGGTGTAGGCCAGGATCAAGGGCAGGAAGATCAGCACGCACACCAGCATGATGAAGAGCACGACATGACTGGAAGACGAGTCCCAGACCGTCAGGCTGAAGCGTGGATCGATGCTGGAGGGCAGGATCATGGGGAACATGGCAGCGCCCACGGTCAGGATGATGCCCGCGATAGCCAGGCCGCTTGCCAGCAGCGCCAGCCACTCGCGACGGCTGCGCAGGCCGATGGCCACGATCAGCGGCATGAGCAGACCGATACCGGGCACCAGCCAGAGCCAGGGATAGGACTTGAAGTTGGCCATCCATGCACCGGCAGCCACGGCTGCGGTCTTGTTCAAGGGGTTGGAGGGACCGACGGGGTTGATCTCGCTGGTAATCACATAGCCGTTGATGCCCGTGGCCAGCCACAGGCCGGCGGCCGCAAACAGCACGGTGGTCAATACGGCAAACCATGTGCCGTACCTGGCCGCGCGGCTGGCGACTTCTCCATCGGTCTTGAACATCAGCCAGGCCGCACCATGCATGAGCAGCATGGACAGCGAGACCAGACCGCACAGCAGTGCAAAAGGCGTGAGCAGACCGAAGAAGCTGCCGTCGTAGTAAATGCGCATATCGTCACCCAGACGAAACGGCACGCCGAGAATCACATTGCCCACGGCCACGCCGAACAGCAGTGCAGGCACCAGACCCGTGATGCACAGCACCCAGTCCCAACGGTTGCGCCAGGCCTCATCTTCATGTTTGCTGCGGAACTTGAACGCCACGGGGCGCAGGATCAGCGGCACCAGCACGGCAAACATGGCCAGGTAAAAGCCCGAAAAGGACACGGCGTAAAGCTGGGGCCAGGCCGCGAAGATGGCGCCGCCGCCCAGAATCAGCCACACCTGATTGCCTTCCCACACGGGGCCGACGGAGTTGATGGCCGTGCGGCGCTCGACATCGGTCTTGGCCGTGGCGCGCAGCAGGCCCATGGCGCCGAGGTCAAAGCCATCGGTGACGGCAAAGCCCACCAACAGCACGCCGAGCAGCAGCCACCAGATGAGGCGCAGCACGTCATATGAAATCAGTTCATGCAAGATCATTTGGTTGCTCCTCTCAGCTTTGGCCGCGTGCCAGCTTCTTGATCATGGGTTCGTAGAGGCTGAGGTGAGGTTCGCTCTCATGCTCGGGGCCCTTCTTGATGGCCTTGACCATCAGCTTGAGCTCGATCACCAGCAGCACGGTGTAAATCAGCACAAAGCCGGCAATGGTCAACAGCAAGGTGGAGGCACCCAGGTTGGACACGGCCATGGCCGTGGGCAGCACACCTTCGATGATCCAGGGCTGGCGACCCAGCTCGGCCACCACCCAGCC
This region of Comamonas thiooxydans genomic DNA includes:
- the edd gene encoding phosphogluconate dehydratase encodes the protein MALHPVLDQVTRRIQERSRASRSDYLAQVDAMAARPPQVRTMGCANVAHAFAALPGTDKIRIVEEKGPNVGIVTAYNDVLSAHAPFAHYPEILKDEARRNGATAQVAGGVPAMCDGVTQGMPGMELSLFSRDTIAMSTAVALTHDTFDAALMLGVCDKIVPGLLIGALHFGHLPMVFVPAGPMTSGLSNSDKAKIREQAAQGLVGRQELLAAENAAYHDQGTCTFYGTANSNQMLLEAMGLHVPGTAFINPADAERELLTREAMRTVLSITRGRRFAPIGHVVDERCIVNAMVALLATGGSTNHLIHWVAVARAAGIIIDWDDFEQLSAVVPLLARVYPNGSADVNQFQAAGGPGYVIAQLLQADLMHGDVLTVRPEGLAAFGRIPRVENHQLQWRDAGSSGDDTVLRPASRPFSPTGGLKLLKGNLGRSVIKISAVPEDRHALRAPAWVFDSQDELQAAFKSGALEQACQTNGFNGVVCVVRWQGPQANGMPELHKLTPPLAVLQGKGYVVALVTDGRMSGASGKVPAAIHVSPEALAGGPLAKVQSGDVIVLDAPTGLLQAELTDAEWEARPLAIMPAELQQANHRGLGRELFAGFRRNALSAEEGACTWLLK
- a CDS encoding TRAP transporter substrate-binding protein yields the protein MRIKFAVAGLTAMLLAAGAVQAQDFKPRLVRFGYGLVEDSNQGRAVRMFAKEVEKASGGKMKVRAIGNASLGSDTQMQQALIGGAQEMMVGSTATLVGLSPEMAIWDTPFLFANTKEADAVLDGPVGEKVKATLEPKGMVGLVYWENGFRNLTNNKRPITKLEDLQDVKLRVMQNNVFLDSFKTLGANAVPLPFSELFTALETKAVDGQENPFNTVLSSKFYEVQKYLTVSNHVYSPWIVTVSKKWWDTLSPAEKKVLQDAAIKSREFERKDTREEAAKALAEIKTKGMQVNELPAAEAGRMRDKLGTVNAGIAKSVGQGTWDSVQNAVKQARAK
- the cydB gene encoding cytochrome d ubiquinol oxidase subunit II, giving the protein MILHELISYDVLRLIWWLLLGVLLVGFAVTDGFDLGAMGLLRATAKTDVERRTAINSVGPVWEGNQVWLILGGGAIFAAWPQLYAVSFSGFYLAMFAVLVPLILRPVAFKFRSKHEDEAWRNRWDWVLCITGLVPALLFGVAVGNVILGVPFRLGDDMRIYYDGSFFGLLTPFALLCGLVSLSMLLMHGAAWLMFKTDGEVASRAARYGTWFAVLTTVLFAAAGLWLATGINGYVITSEINPVGPSNPLNKTAAVAAGAWMANFKSYPWLWLVPGIGLLMPLIVAIGLRSRREWLALLASGLAIAGIILTVGAAMFPMILPSSIDPRFSLTVWDSSSSHVVLFIMLVCVLIFLPLILAYTSWVYSVLRGKVDVKAIVTGQGHSY
- the cydX gene encoding cytochrome bd-I oxidase subunit CydX; protein product: MWYFAWLLGLPLAAAFAVLNAIWFELMDDEATRRKLLERTKSLPDA
- the eda gene encoding bifunctional 4-hydroxy-2-oxoglutarate aldolase/2-dehydro-3-deoxy-phosphogluconate aldolase gives rise to the protein MAAQMTALSIMQDAPVIPVIVLHNAEHAVPMAKALLAGGIRVLEVTLRTPQGLACIEAIAKQLPEAIVGAGTVRNAADAAAAARAGARFAVSPGYTSKLGQACRDLNLPLLPGVATSSEIMMTQEDGFTELKFFPAVQSGGIQMLKAWQGPFGELRFCPTGGISPGNAAEFLALSNVVCVGGSWLVPASAVESGNWSLITELAQATQALRSYRTA